In Salmo salar chromosome ssa03, Ssal_v3.1, whole genome shotgun sequence, a single genomic region encodes these proteins:
- the LOC106600674 gene encoding SPRY domain-containing SOCS box protein 3 produces the protein MSRRSRNSRAWRYVWSGIRRDADSRVLVLASESQEWGYERLQYSDSDSEPDYRLVVPPVPSAVPVTGESYCTCDSQAEPSYNPRLRGFHRVKDCHCGEEDQDFDWVWDDSNRSTATLMTCDNRKVNFHTEYSCGTAAIRGSKELADGQHFWEIKMTSPVYGTDMMVGIGTCDVNLDKYRHTFCSLLGKDDDSWGLSYTGLLHHKGDKVNFSSRFGQGSIIGVHLDTWHGTLTFFKNRKCIGVAATALQNKRFYPMVCSTAAKSSMKMIRSCFTPTSLQYLCCARLRQLLPECPDTLSILPLPPGLRHLLHNKLGWVLSLNNGLLGAPEGEEGRVGGLGSDSPPTPPLAGALSSESDDSEGCSSDPEACQRKRCRWT, from the exons ATGTCAAGGCGGAGCAGGAACAGCCGGGCATGGCGTTACGTATGGAGTGGAATACGGCGAGACGCTGATTCCCGAGTGCTGGTACTGgcctcagagagtcaggagtgGGGCTACGAACGCTTACAG TACAGTGACTCAGACTCTGAGCCAGACTACCGGCTTGTGGTGCCACCGGTCCCCAGTGCAGTGCCCGTTACCGGAGAGTCATACTGCACCTGCGACTCCCAGGCTGAGCCCAGCTACAACCCACGTCTCCGGGGCTTCCACCGCGTCAAAGACTGCCACTGTGGAGAGGAAGACCAGG ACTTCGACTGGGTGTGGGACGACAGTAACCGCTCCACGGCCACGTTGATGACCTGCGACAACCGCAAAGTCAACTTCCACACGGAGTACAGCTGCGGCACAGCAGCCATCAGAGGTTCCAAGGAGCTGGCAGATGGCCAGCATTTCTGGGAGATCAAGATGACATCACCAGTGTACGGGACAGATATG ATGGTAGGCATCGGAACCTGTGACGTGAACCTGGATAAGTACAGACATACCTTCTGCAGCCTGTTGGGGAAAGATGATGACAGCTGGGGTCTCTCCTACACTG GTCTGTTGCATCATAAAGGAGACAAGGTGAACTTCTCCTCACGTTTCGGCCAGGGCTCAATCATCGGAGTGCACCTGGACACATGGCACGGAACACTCACCTTCTTTAAGAACCGCAAGTGCATAG GCGTGGCAGCTACGGCGCTACAGAACAAGCGTTTCTACCCCATGGTGTGTTCCACAGCAGCCAAGAGCAGCATGAAGATGATCCGCTCCTGCTTCACGCCCACTTCCCTGCAGTACCTGTGCTGTGCCCGCCTCCGCCAGCTCCTCCCTGAGTGCCCAGACACCCTGAGCATACTGCCGCTGCCCCCTGGCCTGCGCCACCTGCTGCACAATAAGCTGGGCTGGGTCCTCAGCCTCAATAACGGCCTCCTGGGGGCcccagagggggaggaagggagggtggggggctTGGGGTCTGACTCACCCCCTACGCCCCCCTTGGCCGGGGCCTTGTCCTCTGAAAGCGATGACTCTGAGGGGTGTTCGTCGGACCCTGAGGCGTGTCAGAGGAAGAGATGTCGTTGGACGTGA